The sequence CGAGACCGCGGTCGCCGCGGCCGACAGGTCGGCGATCGGGAGCGCAGCCCCGAGCGGGTGCTGTTCGCGATCGCGGCTGAGATCGCAGACCCCCGTCAGTGCCTGGAAGTTGAGGTCGTGCCCCGGGTGCGTGGCGTGGGGGCCCGACTGCCCGTAGCCGCTGATCGAGCAGTACACCAGCCGCGGATGCCGCGCGCGGACCTGCGCCGCGTCGCAGCCGAGCCGCGTCATCACGCCCGGTCGAAAGCCCTCGACGACCACATCGACCTCGCCGAGCAGTCCGTGCAGTCGCGCGACCTCGTCGTCGCGCTTGAGGTCGAGCATGACGCTGCGCTTGCCGGCGTTGACGATCTCGAACAGCTCCGGGGTCAGCCGCGCGGTGTCACCGGCGGGCGGCTCCACCTTGATCACCTCGGCCCCGAGCGACGCCAGCACCAGCGTGGCCCACGGGCCGGGCAGGTTCTGGGTGAAGTCGAGCACGCGAATGCCGTCGAGCGCGGGACGAGCGTCCATCGGGCGACTCTATCAGCTCGATCATGCTGGCCTCGCACTGTCGAACACCGGTGCGTCGGCGAGTTCTTCGAGCGCGATCACCCGCATGCGCTCGCCACAGCGCGTGCACTCGGGCTCCGCGAGCACCGAGCCCGCACGTGCGCGACGGGTCCGCATCGGCGCGGGCCCGGGCTCGCGCACCAGTGCGAGCTGCAGCGGCTTACCGCGCCACTTCGCCGCCGCCCCCGGGGCCAACGCACCGTGGTACGAGACGCGATGGATCGCCCGTCCCGGCGTGAGCGCGACCAGGCGGCGCGCGAGCTCCTCGGGCGCGAACTCGACGTGGGTGGTGCCGTCGGCGAAGGCGTGCGGCAGCCGCTGCAGAATGCCGCGCGGCCCCGGTGACAGCGATTGCAGCGACACTGGGGCCCGCACGAGGTATCGCGCCAGCGTTGCGAGTGCGGTGCGGGACTCACCTTCGATGCGACGCATCGCGTGCACGCCGAAGCCGTCGCGCCGCGCACCGACCCCGACCTTGCGCGGCGTCGCCGGCCCCACCGACTCGATCCGCACCCGCCGCACCGCGGTGGTCGCGACCGGCCCAAGCTCGGCCCACTGCGCCAGCATGAGCCGCCACAGCTCGCGGTCCTCGGGGCTGCCGCGCCGCCGCCATCGCGCGAGCAGTCGCTCGCGCACGGCGCGGGTGAGCTCCACCAGCTCCTGTGCGGTCGGCTCGTCGACCAGCGGCATGAACGTCGGCGGGCCGCGACCGTCGACGACATAGCCGCCGTCGAGCACGAGCGCGTGGACATGCACGTCGAACACCAGCGCCCGCGCGGCGCGGTGGACCAGCGATGCACCACCGCACTCGACACCCCCCGGGTGCTGCGCGCCGACGCGCCTGCGCACGAACTCGAACACCAGCGCGATGAACTCGCGGCACAGCGCCGCGACGAAGCGCTGATCGACCGCCGAGGCCAGCTGCAGGGCGCCGGGCAGCGACAGTACCCAGTGACGCACCGGCACCCGCGGGATCGCCCGCAGCAGCGCCGAAGCGGCCCGCTCGGCGTGCTCGCACGAGCGCTCGCAGTGCCCCTCGCAGCGGAACTGCAGCGATGCCTCGAGCCCACAGCCGACGCAGCGCAACGTCGCGCGACCCGCACACGGCGCCCGCTCGCCGCGCCAGTGTCGCGCGAGTTCCTCTGGCCGCGCGACACCAGCCCGCGTCAACGTGCCCGAGTCGACCCCCAACAGCTCGAGCTGCTCGAGGACTCGGCTGGAATCGCTGCGCGTCGGAGGCCCGTCCATGGCGGCGTCGCAGTGCGACGGTCGTGCCAACATCACCGCCGGCGAAGCATCGCGTGGACGAGCTGCTTTCCCCGCAACGGCCGGCCCACTGCGGCCAACTGCGGCCGCGAGTGGCCACCGCTGGCCACGCCCGAGCGCAGAGCCTGCGCGTCGCGATCGACGTGCTCGCGGGTTGTCGCGTCGGCGCCCGTCCCTAGCTTGCGAGCGCGAGGGGGCGAGTCCGTGAACAACGAGCCACACATCGCCTTCGAGCAGGTCGTGCTCGAACGATCGCATCAGCGACCCGTGATCGTACTGTTCGGCGCGACATGGTTCAGCCCGTGTCGGGTGCTCACGACGACGCTCGAGTCGCTACACCGCGAACGCCCCACGCTGTTCGAGCTGGTGCTGGTCGACACCGAGCACGAGTTCGTGCTCGCCGAGCGGCTCGGCATCCGCGGCATCCCGCGCTTGCAGTTGTTCGTGGACGGCGTGATGACGGCCGAGCTCCAGGGCTTCCGCGCTGCCGTCGACGTCCGCGAGTTCCTCGACCTCCACCTCCGGGGGCGCTAGTACCGGCTGCACGCCGGCCATGACAATCCCGCAAGCTCGGCCTACGATCGCAAGGGCGACGTGGCCGTCATCCTCGATCTCGAGCTCCCGCTGGTGGTGCGCACCCACGCCTCGGGCACGGT is a genomic window of Deltaproteobacteria bacterium containing:
- a CDS encoding transposase, whose amino-acid sequence is MDGPPTRSDSSRVLEQLELLGVDSGTLTRAGVARPEELARHWRGERAPCAGRATLRCVGCGLEASLQFRCEGHCERSCEHAERAASALLRAIPRVPVRHWVLSLPGALQLASAVDQRFVAALCREFIALVFEFVRRRVGAQHPGGVECGGASLVHRAARALVFDVHVHALVLDGGYVVDGRGPPTFMPLVDEPTAQELVELTRAVRERLLARWRRRGSPEDRELWRLMLAQWAELGPVATTAVRRVRIESVGPATPRKVGVGARRDGFGVHAMRRIEGESRTALATLARYLVRAPVSLQSLSPGPRGILQRLPHAFADGTTHVEFAPEELARRLVALTPGRAIHRVSYHGALAPGAAAKWRGKPLQLALVREPGPAPMRTRRARAGSVLAEPECTRCGERMRVIALEELADAPVFDSARPA